A DNA window from Terriglobia bacterium contains the following coding sequences:
- the tnpA gene encoding IS200/IS605 family transposase encodes MAHTYVSSLVHYVFSTRDRRKCIGDDLRPKLWAYLGGIARENQMKALAVGGTDDHVHVLLSLPATIAIAKAVQLLKGGSSKWINEHPGPEFHWQDGYGAFTVSVSTLDRTLEYVRKQPEHHQKRSFEEEFLALLREHRIDYDPRYIWG; translated from the coding sequence ATGGCGCACACGTACGTCTCCAGCCTTGTGCATTATGTCTTTTCAACCAGGGACCGCCGGAAATGCATTGGCGACGATCTGCGACCAAAGCTCTGGGCCTATCTCGGCGGCATTGCCCGCGAAAATCAGATGAAGGCACTTGCGGTCGGCGGCACGGACGATCACGTCCACGTGTTGCTCTCGCTGCCCGCTACAATCGCTATTGCCAAGGCCGTTCAGTTGTTGAAAGGCGGCTCATCGAAATGGATCAACGAGCATCCTGGGCCCGAGTTCCATTGGCAGGACGGATACGGCGCGTTCACGGTGAGCGTCTCCACTTTGGACAGAACCCTCGAATACGTTCGCAAGCAGCCCGAGCATCATCAAAAGCGCAGCTTCGAAGAGGAGTTCCTCGCCTTGTTGAGAGAGCACCGCATTGACTATGATCCGCGATACA
- a CDS encoding DUF177 domain-containing protein, with the protein MFISLQVLEQKEINFGEEFPPETIDLGPHMRQCGPLRCTGRAILIEERHGHKGVIQDIRVLGELATSVESACARCLETVTRPVTRTFELLYRPLGIDAGREEISVTQAEAEIGYYQGEGIELKDILSEQILLAVPMRVVCAEDCRGLCPLCGQNLNQGACQCPEPLAEPRWEALKGLREKLER; encoded by the coding sequence ATGTTCATCAGCCTGCAAGTTCTGGAGCAGAAAGAGATCAATTTTGGGGAAGAATTCCCCCCCGAAACAATTGACCTCGGTCCACACATGCGCCAGTGCGGGCCTTTACGTTGCACCGGGCGGGCCATACTGATCGAGGAACGTCACGGGCACAAGGGAGTGATTCAGGACATCCGCGTGCTGGGCGAGTTGGCGACTTCGGTGGAAAGCGCCTGCGCCCGCTGCCTGGAGACGGTCACCCGCCCTGTGACCCGGACGTTCGAGCTGCTCTACCGGCCACTGGGCATTGATGCCGGCCGCGAGGAGATCTCGGTGACGCAGGCGGAGGCGGAGATCGGTTATTACCAAGGAGAGGGCATCGAGCTGAAGGACATTCTGAGCGAGCAGATCCTACTGGCGGTGCCCATGAGGGTGGTGTGCGCCGAGGACTGCAGGGGTCTGTGCCCGCTGTGCGGACAAAACCTCAACCAGGGCGCCTGCCAGTGCCCGGAGCCGCTCGCCGAACCGCGCTGGGAGGCCCTGAAAGGCCTGCGGGAGAAGCTGGAACGCTGA
- the gltX gene encoding glutamate--tRNA ligase, which yields MLRVRFAPSPTGFLHVGSARTFIFNWLYARHNGGAMILRVDDTDVERNTEASLTSIFEGLRWLDLPWDEQYRQSERLALHKQMAEAIFAKGMAYRDFSPPHADSVDRGLFLYHPSAREMSREQSDQMAAAGEPFALRFRVPREPQRTIRFNDAVYGEQAKSTADIEDFALLRSDGMPTYHMASCADDADLRISHVIRGQDHLTNTFKHILIFEAAGAALPQFAHLPLLMAPDGTKLSKRKHGPVVSVTTYRDAGFLPEAFVNFLCLLGWSPKQDREFLTRQELIELFSLEGINRANAVVNFKELVAPPLSRPGEPAPSPVERAGQGGGLPSPEDMFDAKALWLNAEHIRALPVEDLCKRLLPVVREAGFDVSPEYIQRITPLVRERIKLLRDVLAVADFFFVDQLPPYDPAELIPQKGDATMAIKALTKARKVLANMPAADFKHDTLDAALRAAAQELKLKAGQMFQPIRVAVCGRKNAPPLFETLEVLGKETTVARIDQAIEKVQ from the coding sequence ATGCTGCGAGTCCGCTTCGCGCCGTCGCCCACGGGTTTTCTGCACGTCGGCAGCGCGCGCACCTTCATCTTCAACTGGCTCTACGCCCGCCACAACGGCGGCGCCATGATCCTGCGCGTGGACGACACCGACGTGGAGCGCAACACCGAAGCCTCGCTCACCTCCATTTTCGAGGGCCTGCGCTGGCTCGATCTTCCCTGGGACGAGCAATACCGGCAGTCGGAGCGGCTGGCGCTGCACAAGCAGATGGCGGAGGCGATCTTCGCCAAGGGCATGGCGTATCGCGACTTCTCGCCGCCTCACGCAGACTCAGTGGACCGAGGACTGTTTCTGTATCATCCCAGCGCTCGCGAGATGTCACGAGAGCAGAGCGATCAGATGGCCGCTGCTGGCGAGCCGTTTGCGCTGCGTTTCCGCGTGCCGCGCGAGCCGCAGCGCACCATCCGCTTCAACGACGCCGTCTATGGCGAGCAGGCCAAGTCCACCGCCGACATCGAGGACTTCGCGCTCTTGCGCTCCGACGGCATGCCGACCTATCACATGGCCTCCTGCGCCGACGACGCCGACCTGCGCATCAGCCACGTCATCCGCGGCCAGGACCACCTCACCAACACCTTCAAACACATCCTGATCTTCGAAGCCGCCGGCGCCGCGCTGCCGCAGTTCGCGCACCTGCCTTTGCTGATGGCGCCCGACGGCACCAAGCTCTCCAAGCGCAAGCACGGCCCGGTAGTAAGCGTGACCACCTATCGCGACGCGGGATTCTTGCCGGAGGCGTTCGTCAATTTCCTGTGCCTGCTGGGCTGGTCGCCAAAACAGGACCGCGAGTTCCTGACGCGACAAGAGTTGATTGAGCTGTTTTCGCTGGAGGGCATCAATCGCGCCAACGCGGTAGTGAATTTCAAAGAATTGGTTGCCCCACCCTTGTCCCGCCCCGGGGAGCCTGCCCCGAGCCCAGTTGAGAGGGCGGGACAGGGTGGGGGCTTACCGTCCCCCGAGGACATGTTCGACGCGAAAGCCCTCTGGCTCAACGCCGAGCACATCCGCGCCTTACCTGTCGAAGACCTATGCAAGCGCCTGCTGCCCGTGGTGCGTGAGGCGGGCTTCGACGTTTCGCCAGAATACATCCAGCGCATCACGCCGCTGGTCCGCGAGCGCATCAAGCTGCTGAGAGATGTTCTCGCCGTCGCCGACTTCTTCTTCGTGGACCAACTGCCGCCGTACGATCCTGCGGAGTTGATCCCGCAAAAGGGCGATGCGACGATGGCGATCAAGGCGCTGACGAAAGCGCGCAAGGTGCTGGCCAACATGCCCGCCGCCGACTTCAAACACGACACCCTCGACGCCGCCCTCCGCGCCGCCGCCCAGGAACTCAAACTCAAAGCCGGGCAGATGTTCCAGCCGATCCGGGTCGCCGTCTGCGGGCGCAAGAACGCCCCGCCGCTGTTCGAGACCCTGGAAGTGCTGGGGAAAGAGACGACGGTGGCGAGAATCGACCAGGCAATCGAGAAGGTTCAGTAG
- a CDS encoding aldo/keto reductase has protein sequence MISGFASAEGTARYAGRFPQVRDAGHFRRADWVKDVGELSLSSIGLGTYLGETDAAADRAYTAAVAEALRSGINIVDTAINYRHQRSEKNIGAALAELIGNGTLRRDEVLVCTKAGFLTFDGDMPADPRAYFTREYLEPGILDPAEIAAGSHCMAPKFLADQIDRSRHNLGLDTIDVFYLHNPETQLGEIPPKQFVERLLAAFGELEDAARAGKIRWYGVASWDAFRVPPGQKGYMPLEAVLQCAYDAAGDDHHFRFIQLPFNLAMPEAWAASNQQLENEAVAPLEFAHRMGIAAVGSATLAQGQLAGELPEFISKRLGMSNSAENAIQFGRSAPGIVTALVGMGRPEHVKANLAVASHPLADLEQWRALFRS, from the coding sequence ATGATCTCTGGATTTGCTTCCGCCGAAGGCACCGCGCGCTACGCCGGGCGTTTTCCACAGGTGCGCGATGCCGGACACTTCCGCCGCGCCGACTGGGTGAAGGATGTGGGCGAACTCTCGCTCTCCTCCATCGGCCTCGGGACCTACCTGGGCGAGACCGATGCCGCCGCCGACCGCGCCTACACCGCCGCCGTCGCCGAAGCGCTGCGCTCGGGCATCAACATTGTGGACACGGCGATCAACTATCGCCACCAGCGCTCGGAGAAGAACATCGGCGCCGCCTTGGCCGAGCTGATCGGAAACGGAACGCTGCGCCGTGACGAGGTGCTGGTCTGCACCAAGGCGGGGTTCCTGACCTTCGACGGCGATATGCCCGCCGACCCGCGCGCCTACTTCACCCGGGAATACCTAGAGCCTGGGATCCTGGATCCGGCCGAGATTGCGGCTGGATCGCATTGCATGGCGCCGAAGTTCCTTGCCGACCAGATCGACCGTTCGCGCCACAACCTCGGGCTGGATACGATCGACGTCTTCTACCTGCACAATCCCGAGACCCAGCTCGGCGAAATTCCGCCCAAGCAGTTCGTCGAGCGCCTGCTGGCTGCCTTTGGCGAGCTGGAAGACGCAGCCAGGGCGGGCAAGATTCGCTGGTATGGCGTGGCCTCCTGGGATGCATTCCGCGTGCCGCCGGGGCAGAAGGGCTACATGCCGCTGGAAGCCGTCCTGCAGTGCGCCTACGACGCAGCCGGCGACGACCACCACTTTCGCTTTATCCAGTTGCCGTTCAATCTCGCCATGCCCGAGGCTTGGGCAGCCAGTAACCAGCAGCTCGAAAATGAGGCGGTGGCGCCACTGGAATTCGCGCATCGCATGGGCATCGCGGCGGTGGGCAGCGCCACCCTCGCCCAGGGACAACTCGCCGGTGAGCTGCCGGAGTTCATTTCCAAGCGCCTGGGCATGAGCAATTCGGCGGAAAACGCCATCCAGTTTGGCCGCTCCGCTCCGGGGATCGTCACCGCGCTGGTGGGTATGGGCAGGCCGGAGCACGTCAAGGCAAACCTGGCTGTGGCGTCCCATCCGTTGGCCGATCTGGAGCAGTGGCGCGCGCTGTTTCGCAGTTAA
- a CDS encoding type II secretion system GspH family protein: protein MRRQRGFSLIELLIVVAIILALAAMAIPNLLRSKMSANEASAVSSLHAIANAQTTYQITYPDLGYADLLTKLAYPPPGQPIDGNHAGIIDWVLGCVSQPCPKSGYQFSIGSTVGTPVSAYVAVGTPLLVGQTGRRGFCSNQAAQVSYDPNGGASCTMPLQ from the coding sequence ATGCGCCGCCAACGCGGGTTTTCGCTGATCGAGTTGCTGATTGTGGTGGCCATCATCCTGGCCTTGGCGGCCATGGCCATCCCCAATCTGCTGCGCTCGAAGATGTCAGCTAACGAGGCCTCGGCGGTTTCGTCGCTGCACGCCATCGCCAATGCCCAGACGACGTACCAGATCACCTATCCCGACCTCGGTTACGCCGATCTACTCACCAAGCTGGCCTACCCGCCGCCGGGTCAGCCGATTGACGGCAACCACGCCGGCATCATTGACTGGGTGCTGGGTTGTGTTTCGCAACCCTGCCCGAAGTCCGGCTACCAGTTCTCCATCGGCAGCACCGTGGGTACGCCGGTCAGCGCCTACGTCGCCGTCGGCACGCCGCTGCTGGTGGGGCAAACCGGACGGCGGGGATTCTGCAGCAACCAGGCAGCGCAGGTCAGTTATGATCCCAATGGCGGAGCGAGCTGCACGATGCCGCTACAATGA
- a CDS encoding YtxH domain-containing protein, giving the protein MKAFLFGLGLGIGLGVLFAPMSGEEARNNLQERAQDLTNSARKTYEKGRERVQRRVSSICSEGGSATGTEAGA; this is encoded by the coding sequence ATGAAAGCATTTCTGTTTGGTTTGGGACTGGGAATCGGCCTAGGCGTGCTGTTTGCGCCGATGAGCGGAGAGGAAGCCCGCAACAACCTGCAGGAGCGCGCCCAGGACCTGACCAACTCGGCGCGCAAAACCTACGAAAAGGGCCGCGAACGAGTCCAGCGCAGGGTCAGCAGCATCTGCAGCGAAGGGGGCAGTGCCACGGGCACCGAGGCCGGCGCCTAA
- the rpmF gene encoding 50S ribosomal protein L32 has translation MANPKRRHSKARTATRRAHDFLTARSLSECPNCHEQKLPHRACPKCGYYKGREVLAIKEKE, from the coding sequence ATGGCAAATCCTAAACGCAGACATTCCAAGGCGCGGACGGCGACCCGGCGCGCACACGATTTCCTGACGGCGCGCTCGCTTTCCGAGTGCCCGAACTGCCACGAGCAGAAATTGCCTCATCGCGCCTGCCCGAAATGCGGCTACTATAAGGGCCGCGAAGTGCTGGCCATCAAGGAAAAGGAATAG